From Leishmania mexicana MHOM/GT/2001/U1103 complete genome, chromosome 21, a single genomic window includes:
- a CDS encoding putative 40S ribosomal protein S11: MHRPSRKHVNKSGHIRYSKKIGLGFKTPAKALNGKYIDRKCPFTSNVVIRGRILRGIVHSTKMHRTIIIRRNYLHFIKKYQRYQKRHKSLAVHCSPAFDPKQGDEVVIGQCRPLSKTIRYNVLEVVSKSSADKMGKKFAKN, encoded by the coding sequence ATGCACCGCCCGAGCCGCAAGCACGTCAACAAGTCCGGCCACATCCGCTATTCCAAGAAGATCGGTCTCGGCTTCAAGACCCCGGCGAAGGCGCTGAACGGTAAGTACATCGATCGCAAGTGCCCCTTCACGAGCAACGTGGTGATCCGCGGCCGCATCCTGCGCGGCATTGTGCACTCCACCAAGATGCACCGCACCATCATCATCCGCCGCAACTATCTGCATTTCATCAAGAAGTACCAGCGTTACCAGAAGCGCCACAAGTCCCTGGCCGTCCACTGCAGCCCCGCCTTCGACCCGAAGCAGGGTGATGAGGTCGTCATTGGCCAGTGCCGCCCGCTCAGCAAGACGATCCGCTACAACGTCTTGGAGGTGGTGTCGAAGAGCTCTGCCGACAAGATGGGCAAGAAGTTCGCCAAGAACTAA
- a CDS encoding putative RNA helicase, which yields MSSDLADFDGDDVRTTVVAAQPMGVGMGTHSAVALGGFQDFCLKSELANAIRENGFEHPSEVQHQALPKAMLGADILAQAKSGMGKTAVFVFALLEQVEKVPQGQKPYCQAVVLVHARELAYQIEQEFKRFSKYLPYATTGVFFGGIPEDENVKQLKKEVPAIIVGTPGRMKALIQNKAFDTTRVKWFVVDEFDRCLEDVKMRRDVQEIFMKLPKEKQVMMFSATMTDELRDVAKKFMKDATEIYVDQRAKLTLHGLAQFYMSVTESEKTRRLAEILDVVEFNQAIIFTSSVERCEALNRQLQQMKFPSQAVHSRMSQEERLRVYESCKANNTRIMVATDLFGRGVDFDRINLVVQYDMASEADSYLHRVGRAGRFGTKGLTIAFITTDEKEIKRENRTYTDGGIMKEVQERFEMKVEELTDINTQLNENQYMNK from the coding sequence ATGAGCAGCGATCTTGCGGACTTCGATGGCGATGATGTCAGGACCAccgtcgtggcggcgcagccgaTGGGCGTCGGTATGGGCACccacagcgccgtcgccctcgGTGGCTTCCAGGACTTCTGCCTGAAGAGCGAGCTCGCGAATGCCATCCGCGAGAACGGCTTTGAGCACCCGTCGGAGGTGCAGCACCAGGCGCTGCCTAAGGCGATGCTTGGCGCCGATATTCTTGCCCAGGCCAAGTCAGGTATGGGTAAGACGGCTGTCTTCGTCttcgcgctgctggagcaggtGGAGAAGGTACCGCAGGGACAGAAGCCGTACTGCCAGGCTGTCGTGCTGGTGCACGCCCGCGAGCTGGCCTACCAGATCGAGCAGGAGTTCAAGCGCTTCAGCAAGTACCTTCCAtacgccaccaccggcgtCTTCTTCGGCGGCATCCCGGAGGACGAGAACGTGAAGCAGCTGAAGAAGGAGGTGCCAGCGATCATCGTCGGCACGCCGGGCCGCATGAAGGCGCTCATCCAGAACAAGGCCTTTGACACGACGCGCGTGAAGTGGTTTGTGGTCGACGAGTTCGACCGCTGCCTGGAGGACGTGAAAATGCGCCGTGACGTGCAGGAAATCTTCATGAAGCTGCCCAAGGAGAAGCAGGTGATGATGTTCTCGGCCACGATGACGGATGAGCTGCGCGATGTGGCAAAGAAGTTCATGAAGGACGCGACGGAGATTTACGTGGATCAGCGGGCAAAGCTAACCCTGCACGGCCTGGCGCAGTTCTACATGAGCGTCACGGAGTCGGAGAAGACGCGCCGGCTGGCGGAGATCCTCGACGTTGTGGAGTTCAACCAGGCGATCATCTTCACATCCTCGGTCGAGCGCTGCGAGGCGCTGAACCGCCAGCTACAGCAGATGAAGTTCCCGTCGCAGGCCGTGCACTCCCGCATGAGCCAGgaggagcgcctgcgcgtgtaCGAGAGCTGCAAGGCGAACAACACCCGCATCATGGTCGCTACCGACCTCTtcggccgcggcgtcgacTTTGACCGCATCAACCTCGTTGTGCAGTACGACATGGCCTCCGAGGCCGACAGCTACCTTCACCGAGTCGGCCGCGCCGGCCGCTTCGGGACGAAGGGACTGACAATTGCCTTCATCACGACAGACGAGAAGGAGATCAAGCGCGAGAACCGCACCTACACGGATGGCGGCATCATGAAGGAGGTGCAGGAGCGCTTCGAGATGAAGGTCGAGGAGCTGACGGACATCAACACCCAGCTGAACGAGAACCAGTACATGAACAAGTAA